The sequence GGCGCGTCGCTCGCGGTGGGCGGTGTGTCGCCGGGCCTGGACCGGATTGACCCTCAGTCCTCTGCCCTCTATGGTCGCAGCCGCGACCTGGGAGGCGGCATGCAGTTCGACCATTACGAGGTATATGTCGGCAAAGACATCGGCGGCCGCGAGTGCCGAATCACCCCGGCACTGATTGATACTTACGAAGCCGGCACCGGCGATCGCCACCCGTGGTATCACGGCGACTCGCCGTTTGGCAGCGCGGTGGCGCCGGCGTTGTTGCTGCATTCGGAGGTTTACCGCGACCTCAGCTGGTACCTGCCCAACCTCGTCGGCAACCTGCATGCCAAACAGGAGTGGGAGCTGTTTGCCCCGATGCCGGTGGGCAGCCCGGTCAGTACCCGCGCCACCGTGGTTGAGCGCTACCGCAAGCGCAACCGTGATTACATCGTCAACGAGGTGCTGATCACCGACAGCGCCGGCCGCTGGCTCCAGCGCAGCCGCACGCACCAGAGTTTCTTGGCCGAGGTAGCCGACCCGCAAGCTGGGGCGGTGGTTGACAAGGAGCGGGAAAAGCGCGCCGACCGCCGCTTCGAGGTCGGCGGCACCGCGGCCGAGGCTATCCCCTCGATCAGCCGGCCGATCACCATCGCCATGTGCCAGGCGTTTTCGGGTCCCGAGAAGAACTATCACACCGATCGCGACATGGCGCGGATGTTGGGCTTCCCCGACATCGTCGTGCAAGGCATGATGTCGATCTGCTTCATCGCCGAGATCATGACCCGCGCCTTCGGTGCCGGCTGGTTCCTGGGGGGCAAGCTGAATGTGAACCTGGTCAACGTGGTGTGGGCGGAAGAAACCGTCACCGCGCGAGGCCAAATCCGCGAACAGGTGGCGGAAGGGTCCAAGACACGGCTCCACCTCGACGTCTGGTGCGAGAAGGCCGACGGCACCAAGACGGTGGTGGGCAGCGCCAGCGCCTTGCGTGATTAGAAGCTGACCCAGCGAAATTGACTTGCCTGGAATCGGTCACTACACTCGGGCCGCACTGACAAAGGAGGAGTAGCGCGCATGCAGTTGAAGCACGCCCTGATGATCGGGTCGGTATGGTTGGCGGGAACCTCGGTCGCGCAAGCGGGCTGGGTCATCGAACAAGTCAGCGTTGCCAGCAACGCCAAAGGCGTGGCGAGCCCGGCCGAGCCGGCCTCCATGCGCGTGTCCCAAGGCCGCATTCGGCTGACGCAGCCGAGCGCAATCACAGTGCAGGACTGCGTCAAGGGGCGCTTCGGCCTCTTGGTGCCGGAGCGCAACACCTATTGGTCCGGCACCATCGATGAGTACGTCGGCGAGTTGTACTCGCAACCCTCCGCCCACAACCCGCGCAAACTGCTCAGCGCCGATCGGGAGGTCAAGGCCGATCCGCCGCCGAAGATCGACGAAGCCACCTTGCCCAAGATTGTGATCCGCAAGACCGAAGAGCAGGAAAAGATCGCGGGTTACGATACGCAGAAGTACCTGATCGAGAGCAACGGCAAATTGTTCCAAGAGGTGTGGCTGACGACCGCCATCAACCTCAACGACGATCTCGACCCGAAGTCATACGCGGCATGCCGAGCCAAGCTCAGCACGGGCATGCGTGGGGCGTCGGCCCAGGATTTCAACGCCTTGTACCTCAGCCCGGAGTATCTCGAATTCGCCAAGTCGGGTTTGGCGCTGAAGACGATTACCCACCACATCGCGGGCAGCCACTCGTTGGAAGTTCGCAGCGTGAGTCGCGCCGATGTGCCCAGTAGCGACTTCGAGCTGCCGAGCACGGCGAAGAAGGTGCCGCTCGCTGAAGTGTTCGGGCCGCCTGTGGGCCGGTAACGCCATGCTTGCCGCCGGCGACCGCGCGCCCGACTTCGGCGTCACCTGGCCCGATGGCCGCAGCGTGCGACTGCAAGACTTCCGCGGCCAGCGCCACGTTGTGCTGTACTTCTTCCCCAAGGCCTTCACTCCCGGATGAACTCGCGAGGCTCGGGGCTTTCGCGATCACTACGCGGAGCTGGCCGAGCTGGGCGCCGAGGTCATCGGCGTGAGCCTCGATCCCCCGGGCAAACAAGCGGCGTTCGCGCAGGCCGAGCGGGTGCCCTTCCCCATGATCGGCGACTCCGGCCAGGAGATCGGGCGGGCCTTCGGCGTGCTGCGACTGGGCGGGTGGCTGCTGGCCAAGCGTGTCACCTTCGTCATCGACAAGCAGGGAATCATTCGCGCCGTCATCCGCAGCGAACTAAACATCGACCACCACATTGCCGAGGCGACCAACGTCCTGCGCCAGCTGGCGCGATCATGAGATGCTGGTGGTCTGCCGGCGCTGCCGGTTCAATCGGTGCCGGCCGAATGCTAGGCTGACGCGGCTATGAATGACGCCACGCCCGTCACGGTCATGGTCCGCGGCGAGTTGGCGCCGGGACAGACTAAGAAGTTCGTTCTTCCCAACCAAGGCTACGAAATCGAGTGCTTCGTGATCAACCACAACGGCACGCTGCACGCCTGGGTCAACCGGTGCCGGCACGTGCCGATGACGATGGACTGGATCGAGAATCGCTTCCTCAGCGAGGATGGCCGCCACATTCAATGCGCCACCCACGGCGCCTGCTACAACCCCGACACGGGCGAGTGCGTTATCGGTCCAGCGTGCGGTAAGTTCCTCATCCGTGTACCGCTGGAGGTGGTTGGGGACGAAGTGCGCGCCACCTGCCCAGCCGAGGCGGTACCCGAGGACGTGCGCGGGCGGCCGGGGGCATGAGCCCGCCGGCTTCAGTTTGCGACCGGCAACTGCTGACAGCTGTTACTCCGGCTCCTCGCCGAAGTGTGCGCGCAGAATGCGCTCCTTGAGGTATTCGAGCGTGCCGAGATCTTCCACGATGTCGCCGCCGGTATCGTAGAAGAAGATCTCGCCGTTCTTGTTGCGTCCGACGGCAACCAGCCACTCCAGCTCGTCACGGTCTTCGAGCAGATAGTTGATGGTCTGCGCGACCCCTTTACCGGGGATGATCGTGACTTTGGGTTTGGGGGAATTCTGCTGCTTGGCCATACGGCTGTGTACCTCGCTCGGCTGGCCGTGCCGCACGCACGCAACGGCGCAGCCACCGCAGCGACGCTACACCAGGGCCGCCCCCCTATCAAGGTCAAGCACGCGGCGGCGGCGATGGGTCAGCGATCGGATGCGCGGTGCCTGCCGGGCGAGCACGCTTCGCCGGCAGCGCACAGCGGGATGGGCGGCCGGTTTGCCTCGTTTCGTCGCGAAGATTGGAGGTTGGGCGAAACATGTTACTTAATAGCGTGTCTGCCAATATCTTTGGCTGGTTTCCCTGACCGCGGTCGCCGCTGGAGGTCTTAAGACCTTTCGCCATTTGTTCTCTTGAAATGCAAAACTAGCGGCAGTAGACACCGCGGCAATTGCCCGCTTGCGAGTGGATCGGACGGCAACAATCTCCGCGACCCGGCGGGTGGTGTAGAGCAACGGTTTTCATTGGCCGGGAAGCGCGTTCTTACCGCGACGCTGCGGCTTTTTCGCAGGCAGCGGGGTGGGTAACGCGCCAGGGGAGTTGTTGGCAGTGAACCGACAGATGCTCGATCCTGACGGCCAGCGCGCGAAGAATGAACGCGGCGAATCGCGGACCGGAAGCGGCCCCGAGCCGGTGTCGCCGCCTTCCATCTCCCTGCCCAAGGGCGGCGGGGCGATCCGCGGCATCGGGGAGAAGGTCGCCGCCAACCCGGTCACCGGCACCGGGTCGATGACCGTACCCATCGCCACCAGCCCCGGACGTTCTGGGTTTGGCCCGCAGCTCTCCCTGTCCTATGACTCCGGAGCTGGGAATGGGCCGTTCGGCTTCGGCTGGAGCCTTTCCCTTCCTGCCATCACTCGGAAGACGGACAAGGGGCTGCCGCAGTATCGCGACGCGGAGGAGTCCGACGTCTACATCCTCTCCGGGGCCGAAGACCTGGTACCGGTGTATCGGCAGGACCCTGACGGAACCTGGGTTGCCGGCCATCCCGGATACCAGCGCGACGGCGACGGCTTCTGGGTGCGCGACCAGGTGGGCGGCTTAGTCATCCATGAAGATGAACTCGACGGCTACCGGGTCCGACGCTATCGGCCGCGAATCGAGGGGCTCTTCGCGCGCATCGAGCGCTGGACCAAGATCGGCGAGCCGGCAAACGTCCACTGGCGTTCGATCTCCAAGGACAACATTCTCACCCTCTACGGGTTCGACGCGAACTCACGCATCGCCGATCCGCTGGACGCGAGCTGCATTTTCAGTTGGCTGATCTGCGAAACGCGCGACGACAAAGGCAACGCGGTACTCTACCGCTACAAGGCGGAAGACGGATCGGGCGTCAAGCTCGGCCAGGCCCATGAGCGCAACCGCGGGCAGCAGAACGACGCCCGCCGCACCGCCAACCGCTACCTCAAACGCATCCGTTACGGCAACCGCACGCCATTGCTCGACAACGCCGGGTGTCGTCCCCGCTTCTTGGACAAGGCGCAGGTCGACACACAAATCGCCAATGCAGGTTGGATGTTCGAGGTGGTGTTCGACTACGGCGAACATGACGGAGCTGCCCCCAAGCCGAACGACGCCGGCGTATGGGGTTACCGGCTGGACCCGTTCTCTTCTTATCGTTCGGGCTTCGAGGTCCGCACCACGCGCCTGTGTCAGCGCGCGCTGACGTTCCATCACTTCCCGGGTGAGACAGGCGTGGGGCGGGATTGCCTCGTGCGCTCTACGGACTTCACGTACTCGGATGAAGTGGACCCCACCGACGTCAGCAATCCGGTCTACACCTTCCTGCGCAGGGTCACGCAGACCGGTTACCGCCGCAACAACGGCGGCTACAACTCGCGCAGCCTCCCGCCGGTTGAATTCGAGTACACCGCGCCGCTCGTGCAGGAGCCCGTAGAACAAGTGGACCTCGCGAGCCTCGAAAACCTTCCCATCGGTTCGGATGGCAGCGCCTACCGCTGGACGGACCTGCATGGCGAAGGCATCCCCGGCATCCTGACCGAGCAGGCGGGTGCGTGGTTCTACAAGCGTAACGTCAGCCCCATCCCGGAAGAGTTGGCTGACAGTCGGGAGCTGGTGAAGGCGCGGTTCGCTCCGCTCGAAATCATCGCCAGCAAACCCAATGTCGCTTTGACCGGGGGCGCAGAATTTATGGATCTGGCTGGCGACGGCCAGCCGGATGTGGTGGTCATGGAAGGCCCAACCCCTGGCCTGTACGAGCACGACGAGGCCGAAGGCTGGCAGCCCTTCCGCCCGTTTACTTCACGACTGAACCGCGGCACACGCGACCCGAATCTGAAGTTCGTGGACCTGGACGGTGACGGCCACGCAGACGTGCTGATCACCGAAGACGACGCCTTTGTCTGGCACGCCTCGCTGGCCGAGGCCGGTTTCGGCCCGGCGCGCCGCGTCGCGCAGGCGCTCGACGAAGAGCGAGGTCCACGCATCGTCTTCGCCGACGGCACGCAATCGATTTACCTGGCCGACCTCAGCGGTGACGGTCTTACGGATATCGTCCGCATCCGCAACGGTGAGGTCTGCTACTGGCCCAACCTGGGTTATGGCCGCTTCGGCGCCAAGGTCACGATGGACAACGCGCCGACCTTCGACCACCCGGACCAGTTCCACCAGACACGCATTCGTTTGGCCGACATCGACGGCAGCGGCACCACCGACATCATCTATCTGCACCGTGACGGCGTGCGCCTGTACTTCAACCAGTCGGGCAACAGTTGGAGCAAGCCGCATCCGCTGAAGGTGTTCCCGCACATCGACGAGCTGGCGAGCATCGTGCCGGTGGACCTGCTCGGGAACGGCACCGCCTGCCTGGTCTGGTCATCGCCCCTGCCCGGCGATGCACGGCGGCCGATGCGCTACGTCAACCTGATGGGCGGCCATAAGCCGCATCTACTGGTCAAGACAATCAACAACCTCGGCGCCGAAACCCGCGTCGACTACGCCCCGTCCACGAAGTTCTATCTGCAGGACAAGTACGACGGCAAGCCGTGGATCACGCGTCTGCCGTTCCCCGTGCACGTGGTGGAGAAGGTCACGACCTACGATTACATCAGCCGGAACCGCTTCGTGACCCGCTACGCCTACCACCACGGCTACTTCGACGGTGAGGAGCGCGAGTTCCGCGGCTTCGGCATGGTCGAGCAGTGGGACACCGAACAATTCACCTCCCTCGCCCCCATTGGGGGAGAGGGCTGGGGTGAGGGGGAAGCCACCAACGTCGAGGTATCCTCCCACGTACCGCCGGTGCACACCAAGACCTGGTTCCACACGGGCCTCTACCTCGGCCGCGATCACGTCTCCGACTACTTCGCCGGCCTGCTGAACGCCGCCGACCGAGGCGAGTACTTGCGCGAGCCTGGCCTGAGTGACCCAGAAGCCAAAGCCCTGCTATTGCCGGACACAATTCTCCCCGGCGGCCTGAGCATCGAAGAGGAGCGCGAAGCCTGCCGTGCCCTCAAGGGTTCGATGCTGCGCCAGGAAGTGTATGCCGATGACGCCGGTCCCAACGCCACGGCCGAGCAGATCGAACGCGCCCGCACGCCCTACACCGTCACCGAGCAGAACTTCACCATCCGCACCGTGCAGCCGCGGGGCGCCAACCGGCACGCTGTCTTCTTCACCCATGCGCGCGAGGCGATCAGCTACCACTACGAGCGCAGCCCCGCCGACCCGCGCATTCAGCACGCGCTGACGCTGGAGGTCGATGCTTTTGGCAACGTGCTCAAGCAGGCGGCCGTTGGCTATGGGCGGCGCAAGCAGATCCGTGTTGTCGACGACCAGGGAAACGTGCAGCAGGTGCCGAACCCAGGTCTGACCGGGCTCGATGCCACTGATCAAGCGAAGCAAACAACCCCGCTGCTCACCTACACCGAAAACCGTGTCACCAACGCCATCGAGTCGCCCGACACGCATCGTAATCCCTTGCCCTGCGAAGCGATCACCTTCGAGCTGACGGGCTACACGCCCACCGGGGCGGCTGGCCGTTTCCAGGCCTCAGACCTGGTCGAACCCGACCCCGCCGTTCCCGGACGCCTGCGTCACAAGTTCACCGCCCCCGAAGTCGCCTATGAGGCCACAGCCACCGGCAACCAGCGCCGCCGCCCCATCGAGTGGCTGCGGACGCTTTACCGGCGTGACAACCTGAACGGACTGTTGCCGCTCGGTGAGTTGCACTCACTCGCCCTGCCCGGTGAAAGCTACAAGCTCGCCTTCACGCCCGGGTTGCTAACACAGGTCTTCCAGCGTTTCCGTGCGGGTCAGCCCGCCGAGCCCCTGCTGCCCGACCCGGCAGCCGTGCTCGGCGGACAGGCCGGGAACCGGGGTGGCTATCTGCGAAGCCAGACAATGAAAGCCGACGGGCGCTTCCCCGCGACCGATGCCGATGATCATTGGTGGATCCCGTCGGGGCAGTCGTTCTTCACCACCAACCCGCTCGATGCTGCAGCCACTGAACTGGCACAGGCGCGGCAGCGTTTCTTCTTGCCGCGACGCTACCGCGACCCCTTCGGTCAGGACGCTTTCGTTGACTTTGACGCCAACGACCTGCTGATGACGGAAACCCGTGACGCACTCGGCAACCGGGTGACGGTGAACGCCAACGACTACCGCGTCCTGCAGCCGCGCCTCGTTAGTGACCCGAACCACAACCGGACCGAGGTGGCCTTCGACACGCTCGGCATGGTGGTGGGCATCGCCGTGATGGGCAAGCCGACGGATAATCCGCGACTCGGCGACAGCCTCGATGCCACCTTCCAGCCCGACCCGCCCGAAGATCAGTTAGACGCATTCATCGCGACGCCCCGGGAGGCATCGGCCGACCCGAAGTTCAGCCTGC is a genomic window of Deltaproteobacteria bacterium containing:
- a CDS encoding DUF4412 domain-containing protein, whose protein sequence is MQLKHALMIGSVWLAGTSVAQAGWVIEQVSVASNAKGVASPAEPASMRVSQGRIRLTQPSAITVQDCVKGRFGLLVPERNTYWSGTIDEYVGELYSQPSAHNPRKLLSADREVKADPPPKIDEATLPKIVIRKTEEQEKIAGYDTQKYLIESNGKLFQEVWLTTAINLNDDLDPKSYAACRAKLSTGMRGASAQDFNALYLSPEYLEFAKSGLALKTITHHIAGSHSLEVRSVSRADVPSSDFELPSTAKKVPLAEVFGPPVGR
- a CDS encoding redoxin domain-containing protein yields the protein MLAAGDRAPDFGVTWPDGRSVRLQDFRGQRHVVLYFFPKAFTPG
- a CDS encoding redoxin domain-containing protein gives rise to the protein MAELGAEVIGVSLDPPGKQAAFAQAERVPFPMIGDSGQEIGRAFGVLRLGGWLLAKRVTFVIDKQGIIRAVIRSELNIDHHIAEATNVLRQLARS
- a CDS encoding Rieske 2Fe-2S domain-containing protein — protein: MNDATPVTVMVRGELAPGQTKKFVLPNQGYEIECFVINHNGTLHAWVNRCRHVPMTMDWIENRFLSEDGRHIQCATHGACYNPDTGECVIGPACGKFLIRVPLEVVGDEVRATCPAEAVPEDVRGRPGA
- a CDS encoding VCBS repeat-containing protein, giving the protein MLDPDGQRAKNERGESRTGSGPEPVSPPSISLPKGGGAIRGIGEKVAANPVTGTGSMTVPIATSPGRSGFGPQLSLSYDSGAGNGPFGFGWSLSLPAITRKTDKGLPQYRDAEESDVYILSGAEDLVPVYRQDPDGTWVAGHPGYQRDGDGFWVRDQVGGLVIHEDELDGYRVRRYRPRIEGLFARIERWTKIGEPANVHWRSISKDNILTLYGFDANSRIADPLDASCIFSWLICETRDDKGNAVLYRYKAEDGSGVKLGQAHERNRGQQNDARRTANRYLKRIRYGNRTPLLDNAGCRPRFLDKAQVDTQIANAGWMFEVVFDYGEHDGAAPKPNDAGVWGYRLDPFSSYRSGFEVRTTRLCQRALTFHHFPGETGVGRDCLVRSTDFTYSDEVDPTDVSNPVYTFLRRVTQTGYRRNNGGYNSRSLPPVEFEYTAPLVQEPVEQVDLASLENLPIGSDGSAYRWTDLHGEGIPGILTEQAGAWFYKRNVSPIPEELADSRELVKARFAPLEIIASKPNVALTGGAEFMDLAGDGQPDVVVMEGPTPGLYEHDEAEGWQPFRPFTSRLNRGTRDPNLKFVDLDGDGHADVLITEDDAFVWHASLAEAGFGPARRVAQALDEERGPRIVFADGTQSIYLADLSGDGLTDIVRIRNGEVCYWPNLGYGRFGAKVTMDNAPTFDHPDQFHQTRIRLADIDGSGTTDIIYLHRDGVRLYFNQSGNSWSKPHPLKVFPHIDELASIVPVDLLGNGTACLVWSSPLPGDARRPMRYVNLMGGHKPHLLVKTINNLGAETRVDYAPSTKFYLQDKYDGKPWITRLPFPVHVVEKVTTYDYISRNRFVTRYAYHHGYFDGEEREFRGFGMVEQWDTEQFTSLAPIGGEGWGEGEATNVEVSSHVPPVHTKTWFHTGLYLGRDHVSDYFAGLLNAADRGEYLREPGLSDPEAKALLLPDTILPGGLSIEEEREACRALKGSMLRQEVYADDAGPNATAEQIERARTPYTVTEQNFTIRTVQPRGANRHAVFFTHAREAISYHYERSPADPRIQHALTLEVDAFGNVLKQAAVGYGRRKQIRVVDDQGNVQQVPNPGLTGLDATDQAKQTTPLLTYTENRVTNAIESPDTHRNPLPCEAITFELTGYTPTGAAGRFQASDLVEPDPAVPGRLRHKFTAPEVAYEATATGNQRRRPIEWLRTLYRRDNLNGLLPLGELHSLALPGESYKLAFTPGLLTQVFQRFRAGQPAEPLLPDPAAVLGGQAGNRGGYLRSQTMKADGRFPATDADDHWWIPSGQSFFTTNPLDAAATELAQARQRFFLPRRYRDPFGQDAFVDFDANDLLMTETRDALGNRVTVNANDYRVLQPRLVSDPNHNRTEVAFDTLGMVVGIAVMGKPTDNPRLGDSLDATFQPDPPEDQLDAFIATPREASADPKFSLPTQAAHDLLAKATTRIVYDLTRYMRLGEPPLAATIARETHESDLQPHEKSKLQISFSYSDGFGREIQKKIQAEPGPLVDGGPVINPRWVGSGWTIFNNKGKPVRQYEPFFDDTHAFKFAAIHGVSPVLFYDPADRVIATLHPNHTYEKVVFDPWQQTTYDVNDTCAARNAQTGDPRTDPDIHGYVAEYFKTQPATWQTWHAQRVGGAMGTHERDAALRAAAHADTPTTAHFDALGRPFLTVARNRIVCPGHDLDGTEDSCATRVELDIEGNQRAVRDERRLPVNYLPTGAIEQRIVMRYAYDMLGNRIHQLSMEAGARWMLNDVAGKPIRAWDSRGHNFVTTYDALRRPIEQYVRGTFSDSDPLKPNSDPRTLGRDRLVDKIEYGEPPANASPADEDRAQRLNLRTRIYRHFDSAGVATNARLDANGNPLEAYDFKGNLLRSTRRLASDYTAIPDWLLNPKLDEESFEGSTRYDALNRPIQSIAPHSSLPRAKRNVIQPVFNEANLLERVDVWLERAAEPTALLDPNNEVASPVGVANIDYDAKGQRLRIDYKNGASTFYDYDPLTFRLIRLLTARGNKGAPDCIPALNPRTCEDPPALCHRLATSACIVQDLHYTYDPAGNITHIQDDAQQTIYFRNKRVEPSNDYTYDALYRLIQASGREHLGQQTNGTRNAPTAPDALNLFHTRLDHPGDGSVMGTYIERYVYDAVGNFLQMQHRGSDPAHPGWTRRYTYSETSLIEGGKQSNRLTSTQVGNWVSSAPETYQHDAHGNMVRMPHLGGGLPGANMHWDYKDQLRQTDLRGGGTAWYVYDASGQRVRKVWEKSPGLTEERIYLGGFEIFRKHGGPIGANTATLERETLHVMDDKQRIALVETRTLDTLSSDQAPRQLTRYQFGNHLGSASLELDDHAQIISYEEYTPYGSTSYQAVRSQTETPKRYRYTGKERDEESGLYYYGSRYTAAWIGRWISTDPSNLEDGIDLFQFVRSNPVVLFDPNGEDSWRSKLSWGQRFALWVDDVVGTENIQAAANASAGFGDVLSFGLTDKAREAMGTNTVVDKSSAAYNYGGAAGVALQTGIAVAAVPVAVAKFGAAATVKGMAYTYVGLKAANVGLDYVDPSQTASATLNTAASLIFPARIARAPNANRTEAFRGLTEGEISRAVEGPMDSDIMVRIPAEGLRPIETSPYGKSGQMVKIHTEAQSSVPGASGNVKTTVRFHDADLTAPKGSASRQGTTMAIEQAKGARRVVPDRTSPWGGRWVHKNTASSSDWGAAHIRLYGSPGGKGPSAPPFFIYPTFTPGPDPQSKTLMINVGGSF